One part of the Xylanimonas allomyrinae genome encodes these proteins:
- a CDS encoding APC family permease: MSALVPTTAPGPAGQAAPPRALTGRLGPVAIVFMVVAAAAPLTVVGGAAPLGILLGNGVGFPALYAVSGVILLLFSVGLAAMTRVVPRPGAFFSFVGYGLGRRSGLAAAYLALLTYTTIQVSVYGYVGFILSGTFASLGLPVLPWWLWALGVVAVVGVLGYRHIDLSSKVLGALLVGEVGIVLAVVAGVLLTGGAEGLSAAPFEPSTVLSGSPAIGLMFAIAAFIGFEATAIFRDEARDPERTIPRATYAAVIGIAVFYTLASWGLVMAWGPSHVLDVVAADPGGMIVATTATYLGTAGEVIVQVLLVTSMFACVLSFHNVITRYQHTMSNAGLLPAAVGSVHPRHLSPHTSSFVQTATAAVLVGVFALLGLDPVLQVFTWFAGVATLAIAILMAVTSLAVIVWFRRTRVDSRRWNTLVAPTLGLLGLAAAAVAIVANFPLLVGDVDAAGAQRFGAVSAVLLGLVALFPLVGWVQAAILRRRRPESYARITEAIG, encoded by the coding sequence ATGTCCGCCCTCGTCCCCACCACCGCGCCGGGCCCGGCGGGTCAGGCCGCGCCGCCGCGCGCGCTGACCGGCAGGCTCGGCCCGGTCGCCATCGTCTTCATGGTCGTCGCGGCCGCGGCCCCGCTCACCGTCGTCGGCGGGGCGGCGCCGCTCGGGATCCTGCTCGGCAACGGCGTCGGGTTCCCGGCGCTGTACGCCGTCTCCGGGGTGATCCTGCTGCTGTTCTCGGTCGGGCTGGCCGCGATGACGCGCGTCGTCCCGCGGCCGGGAGCGTTCTTCTCGTTCGTCGGGTACGGGCTCGGGCGGCGCTCCGGCCTGGCCGCCGCCTACCTGGCGCTGCTCACCTACACGACGATCCAGGTGTCGGTGTACGGGTACGTCGGGTTCATCCTCTCGGGGACGTTCGCGAGCCTCGGCCTGCCCGTGCTGCCGTGGTGGCTGTGGGCGCTGGGCGTGGTCGCCGTCGTCGGGGTGCTCGGGTACCGGCACATCGACCTGTCGTCCAAGGTGCTGGGCGCGCTGCTGGTGGGCGAGGTCGGGATCGTGCTGGCCGTCGTCGCCGGAGTGCTGCTGACGGGCGGCGCCGAGGGCCTGTCGGCGGCGCCGTTCGAGCCGTCCACGGTGCTGTCGGGCTCGCCGGCGATCGGGCTCATGTTCGCCATCGCGGCGTTCATCGGCTTCGAGGCGACGGCGATCTTCCGCGACGAGGCCCGGGACCCCGAGCGCACCATCCCGCGCGCCACCTACGCGGCCGTCATCGGCATCGCCGTCTTCTACACGCTGGCGTCGTGGGGCCTGGTCATGGCGTGGGGCCCGAGCCACGTGCTCGACGTCGTCGCCGCCGACCCGGGCGGCATGATCGTGGCGACCACGGCCACGTACCTCGGCACCGCAGGCGAGGTCATCGTCCAGGTGCTGCTCGTGACCAGCATGTTCGCCTGCGTGCTGAGCTTCCACAACGTCATCACGCGCTACCAGCACACGATGTCGAACGCGGGTCTGCTGCCCGCGGCCGTGGGGTCCGTGCACCCGCGGCACCTGTCGCCGCACACGTCGTCGTTCGTGCAGACGGCGACGGCGGCGGTGCTCGTCGGCGTGTTCGCGCTGCTCGGGCTGGACCCCGTGCTCCAGGTGTTCACGTGGTTCGCGGGGGTGGCCACGCTCGCCATCGCGATCCTCATGGCCGTCACGTCGCTGGCCGTCATCGTCTGGTTCCGGCGCACCCGCGTGGACTCCCGGCGGTGGAACACCCTGGTCGCGCCGACGCTCGGCCTGCTGGGCCTGGCCGCCGCAGCCGTCGCGATCGTCGCGAACTTCCCGCTGCTGGTCGGCGACGTCGACGCCGCAGGCGCCCAGCGCTTCGGAGCCGTCAGCGCCGTGCTGCTCGGCCTGGTCGCGCTCTTCCCCCTCGTCGGCTGGGTGCAGGCCGCGATCCTGCGCCGCCGGCGCCCCGAGTCCTATGCCCGCATCACCGAGGCCATCGGCTGA
- a CDS encoding APC family permease: MSSRPVVAVRSPVHGLARRSLPVIDVIAQPLSAVAPSAAATTLPLLVAAASGAGAVLVAVAVALVLAVAVAACVNQFTRRIAATGSLYTFVVRGLGPRAGVVTGVAMLLGYGFVASFALAGAGWSAQRLAARAWPGLATGDAPALVAVVALGAAVWWVLRRGIRRSARVTLVVEVVSMTLIGVLVVALLAAAGPGAVARAATPQTTVPDVVVGTVVALTAFVGFESAATLGAEARRPFRTVPRAILWTAAGTGALYLAAAWAQLVGYARAGTSLADGVSPVDELTTAFGVAWAGPVLDAAVVASFVACAMASTTALVRVLFTMGREGLAPRGLGRVHPGLGTPTPALRVTLPLLTAVPVVAVLAGARLWEVMQALLVVAAGGYVAAYALVCAAVPPFLRRVGERTRGPVVLALATAVVLSGALAGMLLLAHGTPRRAGAWAFAILLGAGAVAGLARLRRRPPLRSRLGVYDEPVAADLLGEAA; encoded by the coding sequence GTGAGCTCCCGCCCCGTCGTCGCCGTCCGGTCGCCCGTCCACGGGCTGGCGCGGCGGTCGCTGCCCGTGATCGACGTGATCGCCCAGCCGTTGTCCGCCGTCGCGCCGTCCGCGGCCGCGACGACGCTGCCGCTGCTGGTCGCGGCGGCGTCCGGTGCCGGCGCGGTGCTCGTGGCGGTCGCCGTGGCGCTCGTGCTCGCCGTGGCGGTGGCGGCGTGCGTCAACCAGTTCACGCGGCGGATCGCCGCGACGGGGTCGCTCTACACGTTCGTGGTGCGCGGGCTGGGTCCGCGCGCCGGGGTCGTGACGGGCGTGGCCATGCTGCTCGGCTACGGGTTCGTCGCGTCGTTCGCGCTCGCCGGCGCGGGCTGGTCGGCCCAGCGCCTGGCCGCGCGCGCATGGCCGGGCCTGGCGACCGGCGACGCGCCCGCCCTCGTCGCGGTCGTGGCCCTGGGCGCGGCCGTGTGGTGGGTGCTGCGGCGCGGGATCCGGAGGTCGGCCCGCGTCACGCTCGTGGTCGAGGTCGTCTCGATGACCCTCATCGGGGTGCTCGTGGTCGCGCTGCTCGCCGCGGCAGGGCCGGGCGCGGTCGCGCGGGCGGCCACCCCGCAGACCACGGTCCCCGACGTCGTCGTCGGCACGGTGGTCGCGCTGACGGCGTTCGTCGGGTTCGAGAGCGCGGCCACCCTCGGCGCGGAGGCGCGCCGGCCGTTCCGCACCGTGCCGCGCGCGATCCTGTGGACGGCCGCCGGCACGGGCGCGCTCTACCTCGCGGCGGCCTGGGCGCAGCTCGTGGGCTACGCACGCGCCGGGACCAGCCTCGCCGACGGCGTGTCGCCCGTCGACGAGCTCACGACGGCGTTCGGCGTCGCCTGGGCGGGTCCGGTGCTCGACGCGGCCGTCGTCGCGTCGTTCGTCGCGTGCGCGATGGCGTCGACCACCGCGCTGGTGCGCGTGCTGTTCACCATGGGACGCGAGGGCCTGGCTCCCCGCGGGCTCGGGCGCGTCCACCCCGGGCTCGGCACGCCGACGCCGGCCCTGCGGGTCACGCTGCCGCTGCTGACCGCCGTGCCCGTCGTCGCCGTCCTCGCCGGGGCGCGGCTGTGGGAGGTCATGCAGGCGCTGCTGGTGGTCGCGGCGGGCGGGTACGTCGCCGCGTACGCGCTGGTGTGCGCGGCCGTTCCGCCCTTCCTGCGGCGCGTCGGTGAGCGCACGCGCGGACCGGTCGTGCTCGCGCTCGCCACCGCCGTCGTGCTCTCGGGGGCGCTCGCCGGGATGCTGCTGCTCGCGCACGGCACGCCACGCCGGGCCGGCGCGTGGGCGTTCGCGATCCTGCTCGGCGCCGGGGCGGTCGCCGGGCTCGCGCGCCTGCGACGGCGTCCGCCGCTGCGCTCACGGCTCGGGGTCTACGACGAGCCCGTCGCCGCGGACCTGCTCGGCGAGGCGGCCTGA